A genome region from Manis pentadactyla isolate mManPen7 chromosome 5, mManPen7.hap1, whole genome shotgun sequence includes the following:
- the LARP7 gene encoding la-related protein 7 isoform X5 — translation METESGNPEKVMEEESTDKKKEVEKKKRSRVKQVLADIAKQVDFWFGDANLHKDRFLREHIEKSRDGYVDISLLVSFNKMKKLTTDGKLIARALKSSAVVELDLEGTRIRRKKPLGERPKDEDERTVYVELLPKNVNHSWIERVFGKCGNVVYISIPHYKSTGDPKGFAFVEFETKEQAAKAIEFLNNPPEEAPRKPGIFPKTVKNKPIPALGVPEEKKKKKKKKGRMKKDNIQKESSVDTSKESVCKMKRSRITSEGSEVEITEPQKPPSKKKKKREKAEVSSLPLVRTGKRKRSSSGDAEYLTPRSKVKKMAQKNIKKEASEISKENKDLEVSTEEEKDTGDIKDGSLLKAKRKHKKKHKERHKMGEEVIPLRVLSKSEWIDLKKEYLALQKASMASLKKTISQIKSESEMETDHGVPNKSGMKNEKANSEECCPQEKVNAAGPQFVSGVIVKIISTEPLPGRKQVRDTLAAISEVVYVDLLEGDTECHARFKTPEDAQAVINAYMEIKKKHCWKLEILSGDHEQRYWQKILVDRQAKLNQPREKKRGTEKLITKAEKIRLAKTQQASKHIRFSEYD, via the exons ATGGAAACTGAAAGTGGAAATCCAGAAAAGGTGATGGAAGAGGAAAGCACtgacaagaaaaaagaagtagaaaaaaagaaacgGTCTCGAGTTAAACAGGTGCTTGCAGATATTGCTAAGCAAGTGGACTTCTGGTTTGGAGATGCAAATCTTCACAAGGATAGATTTCTCCGAGAGCAtatagaaaaatctagagatggaT ATGTTGATATATCACTTCTCGTGtcttttaacaaaatgaaaaaattgacCACTGACGGAAAGCTAATTGCCAGAGCACTGAAGAGCTCAGCTGTCGTAGAG CTGGATTTAGAAGGCACGAGAATCAGAAGAAAAAAGCCTCTGGGTGAAAGACCAAAGGATGAGGATGAGCGGACAGTGTACGTG GAATTACTTCCCAAAAATGTTAATCACAGCTGGATTGAAAGAGTATTTGGGAAATGTGGCAATGTTGTTTATATAAGTATACCACATTATAAATCTACTGGAGATCCAAAGGGATTTGCCTTTGTAGAATTTGAAACCAAAGAACAAGCAGCAAAAGCTATTGAG TTTCTTAACAACCCGCCAGAAGAAGCACCTAGAAAGCCTGGTATATTTCCTAAGACAGTGAAAAATAAGCCCATTCCTGCCCTTGGAGTACCAG aagagaagaaaaagaagaagaagaagaaaggccGAATGAAAAAGGACAATATCCAGAAAGAGTCTAGTGTAGACACAAGCAAGGAGAGCGTCTGCAAAATGAAGAGATCCAGGATCACGTCCGAGGGCTCTGAAGTAGAGATAACTGAACCCCAAAAGCCaccttcaaagaaaaagaaaaaacggGAAAAAGCTGAAGTATCCAGCTTACCCTTAGTCAGAacagggaagaggaagagaagtagTTCTGGAGATGCAGAATACTTAACTCCCAGATCTAAAGTGAAGAAAATGGctcagaaaaacattaaaaaagaagcttCAGAaatctccaaagaaaacaaag attTAGAAGTCTCTACTGAGGAGGAAAAGGATACGGGAGATATAAAAGATGGATCACTCTTAAAGGCAAAAAGGAAACATAAGAAAAAACACAAGGAGAGGCATAAAATGGGAGAAGAGGTCATACCACTAAGAGTACTATCAAA gAGTGAATGGATAGATTTGAAAAAAGAGTATTTAGCACTGCAAAAAGCCAGCATGgcttccttaaaaaaaacaatATCCCAAATAAAATCAGAGTCGGAAATGGAAACAGACCATGGAGTACCTAATAAGTCTGgaatgaaaaatgagaaag CAAACAGTGAAGAGTGTTGTCCCCAGGAGAAGGTTAATGCAGCAGGACCACAGTTTGTGAGTGGTGTGATTGTGAAGATAATCAGCACCGAGCCTCTACCTGGCAGAAAACAAGTCAGG GATACTTTGGCAGCTATCTCAGAAGTTGTTTATGTTGATTTGCTAGAAGGAGATACAGAATGCCATGCTAGATTTAAAACTCCTGAGGATGCTCAAGCAGTAATAAATGcatatatggaaattaaaaagaaacactgCTGGAAACTCGAGATCCTTTCTG gtGATCATGAACAGAGATACTGGCAAAAGATTCTGGTAGATAGGCAGGCCAAACTTAATCAGCCTCGTGAAAAGAAAAGAGGCACTGAGAAG ttAATCACCAAAGCTGAAAAGATTAGACTTGCAAAGACTCAACAAGCAAGTAAACACATTAGATTTTCTGAATATGACTGA
- the LARP7 gene encoding la-related protein 7 isoform X7, with the protein METESGNPEKVMEEESTDKKKEVEKKKRSRVKQVLADIAKQVDFWFGDANLHKDRFLREHIEKSRDGYVDISLLVSFNKMKKLTTDGKLIARALKSSAVVELDLEGTRIRRKKPLGERPKDEDERTVYVELLPKNVNHSWIERVFGKCGNVVYISIPHYKSTGDPKGFAFVEFETKEQAAKAIEFLNNPPEEAPRKPGIFPKTVKNKPIPALGVPEEKKKKKKKKGRMKKDNIQKESSVDTSKESVCKMKRSRITSEGSEVEITEPQKPPSKKKKKREKAEVSSLPLVRTGKRKRSSSGDAEYLTPRSKVKKMAQKNIKKEASEISKENKDLEVSTEEEKDTGDIKDGSLLKAKRKHKKKHKERHKMGEEVIPLRVLSKSEWIDLKKEYLALQKASMASLKKTISQIKSESEMETDHGVPNKSGMKNEKAANSEECCPQEKVNAAGPQFVSGVIVKIISTEPLPGRKQVRDTLAAISEVVYVDLLEGDTECHARFKTPEDAQAVINAYMEIKKKHCWKLEILSGDHEQRYWQKILVDRQAKLNQPREKKRGTEKLDGAVMEEPECSQNQWQCLW; encoded by the exons ATGGAAACTGAAAGTGGAAATCCAGAAAAGGTGATGGAAGAGGAAAGCACtgacaagaaaaaagaagtagaaaaaaagaaacgGTCTCGAGTTAAACAGGTGCTTGCAGATATTGCTAAGCAAGTGGACTTCTGGTTTGGAGATGCAAATCTTCACAAGGATAGATTTCTCCGAGAGCAtatagaaaaatctagagatggaT ATGTTGATATATCACTTCTCGTGtcttttaacaaaatgaaaaaattgacCACTGACGGAAAGCTAATTGCCAGAGCACTGAAGAGCTCAGCTGTCGTAGAG CTGGATTTAGAAGGCACGAGAATCAGAAGAAAAAAGCCTCTGGGTGAAAGACCAAAGGATGAGGATGAGCGGACAGTGTACGTG GAATTACTTCCCAAAAATGTTAATCACAGCTGGATTGAAAGAGTATTTGGGAAATGTGGCAATGTTGTTTATATAAGTATACCACATTATAAATCTACTGGAGATCCAAAGGGATTTGCCTTTGTAGAATTTGAAACCAAAGAACAAGCAGCAAAAGCTATTGAG TTTCTTAACAACCCGCCAGAAGAAGCACCTAGAAAGCCTGGTATATTTCCTAAGACAGTGAAAAATAAGCCCATTCCTGCCCTTGGAGTACCAG aagagaagaaaaagaagaagaagaagaaaggccGAATGAAAAAGGACAATATCCAGAAAGAGTCTAGTGTAGACACAAGCAAGGAGAGCGTCTGCAAAATGAAGAGATCCAGGATCACGTCCGAGGGCTCTGAAGTAGAGATAACTGAACCCCAAAAGCCaccttcaaagaaaaagaaaaaacggGAAAAAGCTGAAGTATCCAGCTTACCCTTAGTCAGAacagggaagaggaagagaagtagTTCTGGAGATGCAGAATACTTAACTCCCAGATCTAAAGTGAAGAAAATGGctcagaaaaacattaaaaaagaagcttCAGAaatctccaaagaaaacaaag attTAGAAGTCTCTACTGAGGAGGAAAAGGATACGGGAGATATAAAAGATGGATCACTCTTAAAGGCAAAAAGGAAACATAAGAAAAAACACAAGGAGAGGCATAAAATGGGAGAAGAGGTCATACCACTAAGAGTACTATCAAA gAGTGAATGGATAGATTTGAAAAAAGAGTATTTAGCACTGCAAAAAGCCAGCATGgcttccttaaaaaaaacaatATCCCAAATAAAATCAGAGTCGGAAATGGAAACAGACCATGGAGTACCTAATAAGTCTGgaatgaaaaatgagaaag CAGCAAACAGTGAAGAGTGTTGTCCCCAGGAGAAGGTTAATGCAGCAGGACCACAGTTTGTGAGTGGTGTGATTGTGAAGATAATCAGCACCGAGCCTCTACCTGGCAGAAAACAAGTCAGG GATACTTTGGCAGCTATCTCAGAAGTTGTTTATGTTGATTTGCTAGAAGGAGATACAGAATGCCATGCTAGATTTAAAACTCCTGAGGATGCTCAAGCAGTAATAAATGcatatatggaaattaaaaagaaacactgCTGGAAACTCGAGATCCTTTCTG gtGATCATGAACAGAGATACTGGCAAAAGATTCTGGTAGATAGGCAGGCCAAACTTAATCAGCCTCGTGAAAAGAAAAGAGGCACTGAGAAG CTGGATGGTGCTGTCATGGAGGAGCCAGAGTGCAGCCAGAATCAGTGGCAGTGTTTATGGTAA
- the LARP7 gene encoding la-related protein 7 isoform X1 — protein sequence METESGNPEKVMEEESTDKKKEVEKKKRSRVKQVLADIAKQVDFWFGDANLHKDRFLREHIEKSRDGYVDISLLVSFNKMKKLTTDGKLIARALKSSAVVELDLEGTRIRRKKPLGERPKDEDERTVYVELLPKNVNHSWIERVFGKCGNVVYISIPHYKSTGDPKGFAFVEFETKEQAAKAIEFLNNPPEEAPRKPGIFPKTVKNKPIPALGVPEEKKKKKKKKGRMKKDNIQKESSVDTSKESVCKMKRSRITSEGSEVEITEPQKPPSKKKKKREKAEVSSLPLVRTGKRKRSSSGDAEYLTPRSKVKKMAQKNIKKEASEISKENKDLEVSTEEEKDTGDIKDGSLLKAKRKHKKKHKERHKMGEEVIPLRVLSKSEWIDLKKEYLALQKASMASLKKTISQIKSESEMETDHGVPNKSGMKNEKAANSEECCPQEKVNAAGPQFVSGVIVKIISTEPLPGRKQVRDTLAAISEVVYVDLLEGDTECHARFKTPEDAQAVINAYMEIKKKHCWKLEILSGDHEQRYWQKILVDRQAKLNQPREKKRGTEKGNIIEVFMTGKKRWSTKEVDHGFLSKGLLNILKSFFSPLL from the exons ATGGAAACTGAAAGTGGAAATCCAGAAAAGGTGATGGAAGAGGAAAGCACtgacaagaaaaaagaagtagaaaaaaagaaacgGTCTCGAGTTAAACAGGTGCTTGCAGATATTGCTAAGCAAGTGGACTTCTGGTTTGGAGATGCAAATCTTCACAAGGATAGATTTCTCCGAGAGCAtatagaaaaatctagagatggaT ATGTTGATATATCACTTCTCGTGtcttttaacaaaatgaaaaaattgacCACTGACGGAAAGCTAATTGCCAGAGCACTGAAGAGCTCAGCTGTCGTAGAG CTGGATTTAGAAGGCACGAGAATCAGAAGAAAAAAGCCTCTGGGTGAAAGACCAAAGGATGAGGATGAGCGGACAGTGTACGTG GAATTACTTCCCAAAAATGTTAATCACAGCTGGATTGAAAGAGTATTTGGGAAATGTGGCAATGTTGTTTATATAAGTATACCACATTATAAATCTACTGGAGATCCAAAGGGATTTGCCTTTGTAGAATTTGAAACCAAAGAACAAGCAGCAAAAGCTATTGAG TTTCTTAACAACCCGCCAGAAGAAGCACCTAGAAAGCCTGGTATATTTCCTAAGACAGTGAAAAATAAGCCCATTCCTGCCCTTGGAGTACCAG aagagaagaaaaagaagaagaagaagaaaggccGAATGAAAAAGGACAATATCCAGAAAGAGTCTAGTGTAGACACAAGCAAGGAGAGCGTCTGCAAAATGAAGAGATCCAGGATCACGTCCGAGGGCTCTGAAGTAGAGATAACTGAACCCCAAAAGCCaccttcaaagaaaaagaaaaaacggGAAAAAGCTGAAGTATCCAGCTTACCCTTAGTCAGAacagggaagaggaagagaagtagTTCTGGAGATGCAGAATACTTAACTCCCAGATCTAAAGTGAAGAAAATGGctcagaaaaacattaaaaaagaagcttCAGAaatctccaaagaaaacaaag attTAGAAGTCTCTACTGAGGAGGAAAAGGATACGGGAGATATAAAAGATGGATCACTCTTAAAGGCAAAAAGGAAACATAAGAAAAAACACAAGGAGAGGCATAAAATGGGAGAAGAGGTCATACCACTAAGAGTACTATCAAA gAGTGAATGGATAGATTTGAAAAAAGAGTATTTAGCACTGCAAAAAGCCAGCATGgcttccttaaaaaaaacaatATCCCAAATAAAATCAGAGTCGGAAATGGAAACAGACCATGGAGTACCTAATAAGTCTGgaatgaaaaatgagaaag CAGCAAACAGTGAAGAGTGTTGTCCCCAGGAGAAGGTTAATGCAGCAGGACCACAGTTTGTGAGTGGTGTGATTGTGAAGATAATCAGCACCGAGCCTCTACCTGGCAGAAAACAAGTCAGG GATACTTTGGCAGCTATCTCAGAAGTTGTTTATGTTGATTTGCTAGAAGGAGATACAGAATGCCATGCTAGATTTAAAACTCCTGAGGATGCTCAAGCAGTAATAAATGcatatatggaaattaaaaagaaacactgCTGGAAACTCGAGATCCTTTCTG gtGATCATGAACAGAGATACTGGCAAAAGATTCTGGTAGATAGGCAGGCCAAACTTAATCAGCCTCGTGAAAAGAAAAGAGGCACTGAGAAG
- the LARP7 gene encoding la-related protein 7 isoform X2, with protein sequence METESGNPEKVMEEESTDKKKEVEKKKRSRVKQVLADIAKQVDFWFGDANLHKDRFLREHIEKSRDGYVDISLLVSFNKMKKLTTDGKLIARALKSSAVVELDLEGTRIRRKKPLGERPKDEDERTVYVELLPKNVNHSWIERVFGKCGNVVYISIPHYKSTGDPKGFAFVEFETKEQAAKAIEFLNNPPEEAPRKPGIFPKTVKNKPIPALGVPEEKKKKKKKKGRMKKDNIQKESSVDTSKESVCKMKRSRITSEGSEVEITEPQKPPSKKKKKREKAEVSSLPLVRTGKRKRSSSGDAEYLTPRSKVKKMAQKNIKKEASEISKENKDLEVSTEEEKDTGDIKDGSLLKAKRKHKKKHKERHKMGEEVIPLRVLSKSEWIDLKKEYLALQKASMASLKKTISQIKSESEMETDHGVPNKSGMKNEKANSEECCPQEKVNAAGPQFVSGVIVKIISTEPLPGRKQVRDTLAAISEVVYVDLLEGDTECHARFKTPEDAQAVINAYMEIKKKHCWKLEILSGDHEQRYWQKILVDRQAKLNQPREKKRGTEKGNIIEVFMTGKKRWSTKEVDHGFLSKGLLNILKSFFSPLL encoded by the exons ATGGAAACTGAAAGTGGAAATCCAGAAAAGGTGATGGAAGAGGAAAGCACtgacaagaaaaaagaagtagaaaaaaagaaacgGTCTCGAGTTAAACAGGTGCTTGCAGATATTGCTAAGCAAGTGGACTTCTGGTTTGGAGATGCAAATCTTCACAAGGATAGATTTCTCCGAGAGCAtatagaaaaatctagagatggaT ATGTTGATATATCACTTCTCGTGtcttttaacaaaatgaaaaaattgacCACTGACGGAAAGCTAATTGCCAGAGCACTGAAGAGCTCAGCTGTCGTAGAG CTGGATTTAGAAGGCACGAGAATCAGAAGAAAAAAGCCTCTGGGTGAAAGACCAAAGGATGAGGATGAGCGGACAGTGTACGTG GAATTACTTCCCAAAAATGTTAATCACAGCTGGATTGAAAGAGTATTTGGGAAATGTGGCAATGTTGTTTATATAAGTATACCACATTATAAATCTACTGGAGATCCAAAGGGATTTGCCTTTGTAGAATTTGAAACCAAAGAACAAGCAGCAAAAGCTATTGAG TTTCTTAACAACCCGCCAGAAGAAGCACCTAGAAAGCCTGGTATATTTCCTAAGACAGTGAAAAATAAGCCCATTCCTGCCCTTGGAGTACCAG aagagaagaaaaagaagaagaagaagaaaggccGAATGAAAAAGGACAATATCCAGAAAGAGTCTAGTGTAGACACAAGCAAGGAGAGCGTCTGCAAAATGAAGAGATCCAGGATCACGTCCGAGGGCTCTGAAGTAGAGATAACTGAACCCCAAAAGCCaccttcaaagaaaaagaaaaaacggGAAAAAGCTGAAGTATCCAGCTTACCCTTAGTCAGAacagggaagaggaagagaagtagTTCTGGAGATGCAGAATACTTAACTCCCAGATCTAAAGTGAAGAAAATGGctcagaaaaacattaaaaaagaagcttCAGAaatctccaaagaaaacaaag attTAGAAGTCTCTACTGAGGAGGAAAAGGATACGGGAGATATAAAAGATGGATCACTCTTAAAGGCAAAAAGGAAACATAAGAAAAAACACAAGGAGAGGCATAAAATGGGAGAAGAGGTCATACCACTAAGAGTACTATCAAA gAGTGAATGGATAGATTTGAAAAAAGAGTATTTAGCACTGCAAAAAGCCAGCATGgcttccttaaaaaaaacaatATCCCAAATAAAATCAGAGTCGGAAATGGAAACAGACCATGGAGTACCTAATAAGTCTGgaatgaaaaatgagaaag CAAACAGTGAAGAGTGTTGTCCCCAGGAGAAGGTTAATGCAGCAGGACCACAGTTTGTGAGTGGTGTGATTGTGAAGATAATCAGCACCGAGCCTCTACCTGGCAGAAAACAAGTCAGG GATACTTTGGCAGCTATCTCAGAAGTTGTTTATGTTGATTTGCTAGAAGGAGATACAGAATGCCATGCTAGATTTAAAACTCCTGAGGATGCTCAAGCAGTAATAAATGcatatatggaaattaaaaagaaacactgCTGGAAACTCGAGATCCTTTCTG gtGATCATGAACAGAGATACTGGCAAAAGATTCTGGTAGATAGGCAGGCCAAACTTAATCAGCCTCGTGAAAAGAAAAGAGGCACTGAGAAG
- the LARP7 gene encoding la-related protein 7 isoform X3 has translation METESGNPEKVMEEESTDKKKEVEKKKRSRVKQVLADIAKQVDFWFGDANLHKDRFLREHIEKSRDGYVDISLLVSFNKMKKLTTDGKLIARALKSSAVVELDLEGTRIRRKKPLGERPKDEDERTVYVELLPKNVNHSWIERVFGKCGNVVYISIPHYKSTGDPKGFAFVEFETKEQAAKAIEFLNNPPEEAPRKPGIFPKTVKNKPIPALGVPEEKKKKKKKKGRMKKDNIQKESSVDTSKESVCKMKRSRITSEGSEVEITEPQKPPSKKKKKREKAEVSSLPLVRTGKRKRSSSGDAEYLTPRSKVKKMAQKNIKKEASEISKENKEVSTEEEKDTGDIKDGSLLKAKRKHKKKHKERHKMGEEVIPLRVLSKSEWIDLKKEYLALQKASMASLKKTISQIKSESEMETDHGVPNKSGMKNEKAANSEECCPQEKVNAAGPQFVSGVIVKIISTEPLPGRKQVRDTLAAISEVVYVDLLEGDTECHARFKTPEDAQAVINAYMEIKKKHCWKLEILSGDHEQRYWQKILVDRQAKLNQPREKKRGTEKGNIIEVFMTGKKRWSTKEVDHGFLSKGLLNILKSFFSPLL, from the exons ATGGAAACTGAAAGTGGAAATCCAGAAAAGGTGATGGAAGAGGAAAGCACtgacaagaaaaaagaagtagaaaaaaagaaacgGTCTCGAGTTAAACAGGTGCTTGCAGATATTGCTAAGCAAGTGGACTTCTGGTTTGGAGATGCAAATCTTCACAAGGATAGATTTCTCCGAGAGCAtatagaaaaatctagagatggaT ATGTTGATATATCACTTCTCGTGtcttttaacaaaatgaaaaaattgacCACTGACGGAAAGCTAATTGCCAGAGCACTGAAGAGCTCAGCTGTCGTAGAG CTGGATTTAGAAGGCACGAGAATCAGAAGAAAAAAGCCTCTGGGTGAAAGACCAAAGGATGAGGATGAGCGGACAGTGTACGTG GAATTACTTCCCAAAAATGTTAATCACAGCTGGATTGAAAGAGTATTTGGGAAATGTGGCAATGTTGTTTATATAAGTATACCACATTATAAATCTACTGGAGATCCAAAGGGATTTGCCTTTGTAGAATTTGAAACCAAAGAACAAGCAGCAAAAGCTATTGAG TTTCTTAACAACCCGCCAGAAGAAGCACCTAGAAAGCCTGGTATATTTCCTAAGACAGTGAAAAATAAGCCCATTCCTGCCCTTGGAGTACCAG aagagaagaaaaagaagaagaagaagaaaggccGAATGAAAAAGGACAATATCCAGAAAGAGTCTAGTGTAGACACAAGCAAGGAGAGCGTCTGCAAAATGAAGAGATCCAGGATCACGTCCGAGGGCTCTGAAGTAGAGATAACTGAACCCCAAAAGCCaccttcaaagaaaaagaaaaaacggGAAAAAGCTGAAGTATCCAGCTTACCCTTAGTCAGAacagggaagaggaagagaagtagTTCTGGAGATGCAGAATACTTAACTCCCAGATCTAAAGTGAAGAAAATGGctcagaaaaacattaaaaaagaagcttCAGAaatctccaaagaaaacaaag AAGTCTCTACTGAGGAGGAAAAGGATACGGGAGATATAAAAGATGGATCACTCTTAAAGGCAAAAAGGAAACATAAGAAAAAACACAAGGAGAGGCATAAAATGGGAGAAGAGGTCATACCACTAAGAGTACTATCAAA gAGTGAATGGATAGATTTGAAAAAAGAGTATTTAGCACTGCAAAAAGCCAGCATGgcttccttaaaaaaaacaatATCCCAAATAAAATCAGAGTCGGAAATGGAAACAGACCATGGAGTACCTAATAAGTCTGgaatgaaaaatgagaaag CAGCAAACAGTGAAGAGTGTTGTCCCCAGGAGAAGGTTAATGCAGCAGGACCACAGTTTGTGAGTGGTGTGATTGTGAAGATAATCAGCACCGAGCCTCTACCTGGCAGAAAACAAGTCAGG GATACTTTGGCAGCTATCTCAGAAGTTGTTTATGTTGATTTGCTAGAAGGAGATACAGAATGCCATGCTAGATTTAAAACTCCTGAGGATGCTCAAGCAGTAATAAATGcatatatggaaattaaaaagaaacactgCTGGAAACTCGAGATCCTTTCTG gtGATCATGAACAGAGATACTGGCAAAAGATTCTGGTAGATAGGCAGGCCAAACTTAATCAGCCTCGTGAAAAGAAAAGAGGCACTGAGAAG
- the LARP7 gene encoding la-related protein 7 isoform X6, translating to METESGNPEKVMEEESTDKKKEVEKKKRSRVKQVLADIAKQVDFWFGDANLHKDRFLREHIEKSRDGYVDISLLVSFNKMKKLTTDGKLIARALKSSAVVELDLEGTRIRRKKPLGERPKDEDERTVYVELLPKNVNHSWIERVFGKCGNVVYISIPHYKSTGDPKGFAFVEFETKEQAAKAIEFLNNPPEEAPRKPGIFPKTVKNKPIPALGVPEKKKKKKKKGRMKKDNIQKESSVDTSKESVCKMKRSRITSEGSEVEITEPQKPPSKKKKKREKAEVSSLPLVRTGKRKRSSSGDAEYLTPRSKVKKMAQKNIKKEASEISKENKDLEVSTEEEKDTGDIKDGSLLKAKRKHKKKHKERHKMGEEVIPLRVLSKSEWIDLKKEYLALQKASMASLKKTISQIKSESEMETDHGVPNKSGMKNEKAANSEECCPQEKVNAAGPQFVSGVIVKIISTEPLPGRKQVRDTLAAISEVVYVDLLEGDTECHARFKTPEDAQAVINAYMEIKKKHCWKLEILSGDHEQRYWQKILVDRQAKLNQPREKKRGTEKLITKAEKIRLAKTQQASKHIRFSEYD from the exons ATGGAAACTGAAAGTGGAAATCCAGAAAAGGTGATGGAAGAGGAAAGCACtgacaagaaaaaagaagtagaaaaaaagaaacgGTCTCGAGTTAAACAGGTGCTTGCAGATATTGCTAAGCAAGTGGACTTCTGGTTTGGAGATGCAAATCTTCACAAGGATAGATTTCTCCGAGAGCAtatagaaaaatctagagatggaT ATGTTGATATATCACTTCTCGTGtcttttaacaaaatgaaaaaattgacCACTGACGGAAAGCTAATTGCCAGAGCACTGAAGAGCTCAGCTGTCGTAGAG CTGGATTTAGAAGGCACGAGAATCAGAAGAAAAAAGCCTCTGGGTGAAAGACCAAAGGATGAGGATGAGCGGACAGTGTACGTG GAATTACTTCCCAAAAATGTTAATCACAGCTGGATTGAAAGAGTATTTGGGAAATGTGGCAATGTTGTTTATATAAGTATACCACATTATAAATCTACTGGAGATCCAAAGGGATTTGCCTTTGTAGAATTTGAAACCAAAGAACAAGCAGCAAAAGCTATTGAG TTTCTTAACAACCCGCCAGAAGAAGCACCTAGAAAGCCTGGTATATTTCCTAAGACAGTGAAAAATAAGCCCATTCCTGCCCTTGGAGTACCAG agaagaaaaagaagaagaagaagaaaggccGAATGAAAAAGGACAATATCCAGAAAGAGTCTAGTGTAGACACAAGCAAGGAGAGCGTCTGCAAAATGAAGAGATCCAGGATCACGTCCGAGGGCTCTGAAGTAGAGATAACTGAACCCCAAAAGCCaccttcaaagaaaaagaaaaaacggGAAAAAGCTGAAGTATCCAGCTTACCCTTAGTCAGAacagggaagaggaagagaagtagTTCTGGAGATGCAGAATACTTAACTCCCAGATCTAAAGTGAAGAAAATGGctcagaaaaacattaaaaaagaagcttCAGAaatctccaaagaaaacaaag attTAGAAGTCTCTACTGAGGAGGAAAAGGATACGGGAGATATAAAAGATGGATCACTCTTAAAGGCAAAAAGGAAACATAAGAAAAAACACAAGGAGAGGCATAAAATGGGAGAAGAGGTCATACCACTAAGAGTACTATCAAA gAGTGAATGGATAGATTTGAAAAAAGAGTATTTAGCACTGCAAAAAGCCAGCATGgcttccttaaaaaaaacaatATCCCAAATAAAATCAGAGTCGGAAATGGAAACAGACCATGGAGTACCTAATAAGTCTGgaatgaaaaatgagaaag CAGCAAACAGTGAAGAGTGTTGTCCCCAGGAGAAGGTTAATGCAGCAGGACCACAGTTTGTGAGTGGTGTGATTGTGAAGATAATCAGCACCGAGCCTCTACCTGGCAGAAAACAAGTCAGG GATACTTTGGCAGCTATCTCAGAAGTTGTTTATGTTGATTTGCTAGAAGGAGATACAGAATGCCATGCTAGATTTAAAACTCCTGAGGATGCTCAAGCAGTAATAAATGcatatatggaaattaaaaagaaacactgCTGGAAACTCGAGATCCTTTCTG gtGATCATGAACAGAGATACTGGCAAAAGATTCTGGTAGATAGGCAGGCCAAACTTAATCAGCCTCGTGAAAAGAAAAGAGGCACTGAGAAG ttAATCACCAAAGCTGAAAAGATTAGACTTGCAAAGACTCAACAAGCAAGTAAACACATTAGATTTTCTGAATATGACTGA